In Aliivibrio fischeri, the sequence CGATCATTGGCAGAGTAAGTATCAAACGTGATCCCTTTAGGGCCGGTTTGCCAACTTGCAACTTCAAATAATGCTTGTCCACGACGAACGTGACTTGCAGAGCTGATGATAGTTGCATGATCGATATTATGTCGAGCTAATGCATAGCTACTGTATAAGGCATTTTCAACAGTGCTTCTTGCGTAATTATCTTCAATGATACGTGATGCATCAATGCCGTTTTTCACTAACCAATCAGCCATCAGTTTGCCTTCGGTTTTGTGGTTTTTAGGAACGCCTCCCGTTACAACAATGTATGAGTTAGGGTTTTTCTTCGCCATATCCAATGTTGCGTTTAAGCGATCAATCAAGATTGGGTTCATGCTGCCATCTGGGTTCAGAGCATAGCCCAAAGTAATAATGGCATTTTTGCCTTTACCTTGTTTTTTGATGGTATTACTTAATGGTGTTTCAACGATTCGGTCAATGGTTGACATTATCTTCTTCAGATCTGCAACACGGCCTTTATTAAGCTGCTCTAATGCCGTTAAGTGACGTGTAACTTCGCTTTTATTCCCTTTGAAGTTCTGCCAGATCACAAGATAAGAATGTGCATCTACATCATCTGGAGCCACGCTTAAAATTTGAGTAAAGAGTTCGATTGCGCGATCAACATTGCTGTTATAGATCTGAGCATTAGCAGCAGAAAAAAGTAGGTCAACACGGTAAGGTTCAAGTTGGTAAGCTTCAAGAAGACGATTAGTTATCATCTCCATGTTGCTTGGCATCTTTGCCGTAAACCCTGCATGTGAAATACGTGAAGGGTTCTTAAATACCTGATAAGCATCATTTAAAAGCTGATCCACAACCTGACGTTGAGAGGTCATCTCTGTATAGTCAACTTGTGGTTGAACGGTATCTAAAGCAGCATCAACGTTTGTTGAGTATAGTGAGCCAGAGAAAATAACAGCAAGAGAAAGTGTAAGTAGGGTGCGTTTCATTATTTTTTATTCCAAAGGGTAAACGTAGTTTAATCCTATTACTTGAAAATAAAGAGTATTGTGAGCGCAATCGTATTTGGTTTTATTGGATTGAAGTGAATCCTAATAGTGTGAACTAATGTCACACAAGAAAATAAGTAGGGCATGATAACCCTACTTTATCTGTTTTATTTTGTAATAACCTTACCTTCACGACGGGGATCCGCTGCACCAATAAGTGAGTTTTCTTGCAGTTTAATCGCTTGAAGGCCAGAGTTTAGTTCTTTAACTTGAACTTTAAATCCTAGCTTTTCTAATTTAGGAATCCACGCTTCGGCTGGCGTATCTTTCTCTATTTCAAATGCCCCAAATCGATTATTCATATTAGGTAAGTCAATCGCTTGTTGTAAATTTAAGCCCCAATCAAGATGAGCAACCAAGGTTTTAGCTACATACCCTATAATTTGGCTGCCACCGGAGAGCCAATTGCTATATAAGGTTTATTGTCTTTCATCACAATCGTCGGTGCCATGGAGGATCTCGGGCGTTTTCCCGGTTCAATACGGTTGGCGATTGGTATGCCATTAACGTGGCTTCTAAAGGAGAAATCGGTTAACTCATTATTTAATAAGAATCCTCTGACCATTAAGCGAGAACCAAAACCATTTTCTATTGTGGTGGTGATTGAAACGACATTACGCTCATTATCGACAATAGAAAAATGACTCGTAGAAGGTAATTCAATCGCTTCGTCTAAAGCGTAATTATTGGCATGTGACCACGGAGGTGAACCTGCTGTGGTCTCAACTAACGCATTTTCACCTTGTAATAATTGGGCTCGTTGTTCCAAATAGTTTTTGTCTAATAAGCCTTGAGTTGGCATTGGTACATAATCACTGTCAGCTATGTACTTACCTCTATCTGCAAAAGCTAACCGAGAAGCATCACCGAGCAATCTCCAGCTTTGTACGTTATCCTTACCCATGTTTGAGATTGGGTAATGGCTGAGTATTCCCATGATTTGCCCAAGGGTTAATGCGCCGGAACTTGGCGGTCCCATTCCACAGATCGCATATTGACGATAAGGTGCACAGACTGGCTCACGCTCTTTCACTTGATAAGCTGTAAAATCAATTAAATTAAGCACCCAGGGTTAGAGGTTTCATTTCTTACTGTATTTACAATATCTTCTGCGATTTCTCCTTGATAGAACGCCTTTGCTCCTTGCTCTGAAATCGCTTCTAATGTATTGGCATATTGAAGGTTTTTAAGTTGTTGTCCTGCTTTAATTGGGGAACCATCTTGATTAAAGAAATAGGCTTTTGTTACTGGAGAACGCTGTAGAAATTCTTGGTCATTATCAACCAACTTAGCTAAACGAGGACTAACTATAAAGCCTTCCGTTGCCAACTTTATTGCTGGTTTAAATAAGGTTTTCCAATCTAATTTCCCAAGCTTTTGGTGGGTATCCCACATTAGTTTTATTGTGCCAGGAGTACCAACCGATCGTCCTCCTACAACAGCGTCATAAAACTTAAGAGGCTCTCCTTTTTGATCTTGAAAGAGTTGAGGCGTAACTGCTAGTGGGGCAGTTTCTCTTCCATCAAAAGTCGTTAGATCTTGTTTTTTTACATCCCAGTAAACAAGGAATGCGCCGCCACCGATGCCTGAAGATTGAGGCTCAACTAAGCCAAGAACTAATTGGGTTGCCACCATCGCATCAATGGCATTACCGCCTTTGCGTAGCATTTCTGCTCCTGCTTCACTAGCATAAGGATTTGCAGAAGCAATCATCCATTCTTTGCCTTTAACTAGGTTCTGTTTGGTTAACCCTGTTGAGGCTTCTGGAGCAATATTGTCCGTGCTTTGAGCTGAGAATGATGCGGGACTTACGATAGAGGTAGAGATTAATAAGGTGAGTGTTGACGCTTTCCATTGCATAGAAGCTCCTTAGTCTAACAAAGAAGATTGGGTTAGATAAAAAGACTGACAGAGGACAAGAAGAGTGTCGAATAGCTTATTATGGTTCTTGGTTGATGCTCACATTTTAAACGAATTGAGAGTGAGTCATTCACTCTCAATATTGTGCTTTATGAAGTTAAGTTACATTTCACGCCACCAATGAGATGTTACTTTTGGGTCTGTGATCATGATTTTCTCCCCAATAATTGGGGTGACTAAACGTACTTTTTTTTCGGCACTAATAGCAGATACCTGTTCTAGAGGATCTTGCCAATCGTGCAGGGCTAAATCAAACGTACTATTATGAATTGGCATCATAGTTTGTCCTTTAACATCTACATGCGCTTGTACACTTTGTGATGGGAACATATGAATATCTGACCACAATTCATTATATGCGCCAGTTTCAATCATCGTTAAGTCAAATGGTCCGTATTTATCGCCGATCTCTTTAAATCCAGAAAAATAACCAGAGTCGCCACTAAAGAAAAGGTTGGCTTGTTTGCCTTTGATAGCCCAACTTCCCCATAGCGTGCTGTTTTTATCTGTTAAACCACGACCAGAGAAATGTTGGGTTGGTGCAAAAGAGAATTCAATATGACTAACCGTATGAGATTGCCACCAATCAAACTCGGTGATCTTATTTTCTTCTACACCCCATTTTTTGAGTAATTTCCCAACACGAAGAGGAACGACAAAGTGCTCTACTTTATCGTTTAACTGTTTTACTGCATGCTTATCGAGATGATCATAATGGTCATGGCTAATAGCAACCACTTGAATTGTTGGGAGATCAGAAATCGAGATAGGCGCAGCATGAAAACGTTTTGGTCCCGCCCATTGAACAGGTGAAGCGCGATCACTAAAAACAGGATCAGTTAAGATAAGTTGACCGTCAAGTTTGATCAAAACAGAGGAGTGCCCAAGGCGATATAGAACGGCTTCTTTTTCTTGCATTAAATCATCAATAGAAATGGCTTGAACAGGTACTGTATTTTTGGGTGTCGCCTCAACTCTTGTGGTTGAAATGTATGCTTTAGCGATATCCCAAATATTACTTGCACTGGTCGTGTATTCCATCTCGCTGTTTTTAAAACGAGCTTGGGAATCCTTCTCACCTTGTTGGAAATAAGAAAAAGTGAAAGCCATGACGGTAACTCCTATTAAAGCGATCTTTTTATTGATAATCAAAGTACGTTCTTTTTTCATATTTATCCCTTTTAACCACTCGTCATTTCTAAACACTTTCTTACTGTGATTGGTATTAGAGTAGCTAATTTTCCTTATTTCGTCGTTTTCCTTACGAGGATTCAGTCCTCTTATAAAGTAAACTACACCGACTAGTTTACATTTTAAAAGTGAAAAGTAAACTAGTTAGTGTAAAATGAATCGCAGTGGTGACAGTTTTTAATCGTTATCATGTTCTATATTTAAGGTATCTTTATGATTGAAAAGAAAAAAAACAGAAGTGAATTAAAGCGTGAAGCGATTCTTGCGGCAGCGAAAAAGGCATATCAAGATGATGGTGTGCAAAATACTAGCATGGATAAACTGGCATCTTTAGCTCAAGTATCAAAACGCACGGTTTATAATCACTTCTCATCTAAAGAAGCCTTAGTTATGGAGTTATTGTCTGATTTATGGCAAAACTCGATGGCAGATATTGATATTCAGTTTTCTGAAAATGTGAGTATTCAAGACCAACTAGAGCGATTGCTGCTCGCTGAGTTGAACGTTATTGGTGCTCAATCGTATCTAGACTTAGCGAAAGTGGCCTTTGGTCATTTCTTTTATAAACCTGATGAATTGCAACTTCAGGTTGAAAAAATGGCAGAGCAAGAGACGGCGTTATCTCGTTGGTTACAGTTAATGATGGACACAAAAAAGCTGACTATTGAAGATAAGCATAAAGCGGGAGTTCAATTACATAGCTTATTAAAAGGCAGTGCTTTTTGGCCTCAATTAGTGGGAATGAGGGCTGTTTTATCTTCGGAAGAGAAAGAACAACTGGTTACTGAAACGGCTGATATGTTTTTGAGTCGTTATTTAAAAAGATAAAAAAGAAATACGATAAACGTCACAAGGCTCAAATACATACCAAAAAGATCCACCAGTTACAGTAATAATAGGCTAAAAAATACTCTATCATTGTGTGTATATTCAATGAGTAGGTGGGCTTAATGAAACAAAAGGATTTTTTTTTATATGCCGTTATGAGTGTGTTTTTAGGTATGCAAGGATGTGCATCATCTTCAGACATCAAGCAGAATGTAGGTACTTCTGAGATTGCTCATACAAAACAAACATTACAAATTGCTGGTCTAAAACATTGTAATAACGAAGGTAACGACTCAATTCACTTAAACCCAGATGAACCCTTAACAATTATTGTTCATGGTTGTTTTTCGTCTGCTGGACGCTTTGAGATCTTAGCCGATGTTTATGGACTATACGACCAACAAGCCATT encodes:
- a CDS encoding ElyC/SanA/YdcF family protein, translating into MKRTLLTLSLAVIFSGSLYSTNVDAALDTVQPQVDYTEMTSQRQVVDQLLNDAYQVFKNPSRISHAGFTAKMPSNMEMITNRLLEAYQLEPYRVDLLFSAANAQIYNSNVDRAIELFTQILSVAPDDVDAHSYLVIWQNFKGNKSEVTRHLTALEQLNKGRVADLKKIMSTIDRIVETPLSNTIKKQGKGKNAIITLGYALNPDGSMNPILIDRLNATLDMAKKNPNSYIVVTGGVPKNHKTEGKLMADWLVKNGIDASRIIEDNYARSTVENALYSSYALARHNIDHATIISSASHVRRGQALFEVASWQTGPKGITFDTYSANDRPLEELKVPTDKELLGIYRDALRVYGMWSYRSYPLEQR
- a CDS encoding MBL fold metallo-hydrolase, giving the protein MAFTFSYFQQGEKDSQARFKNSEMEYTTSASNIWDIAKAYISTTRVEATPKNTVPVQAISIDDLMQEKEAVLYRLGHSSVLIKLDGQLILTDPVFSDRASPVQWAGPKRFHAAPISISDLPTIQVVAISHDHYDHLDKHAVKQLNDKVEHFVVPLRVGKLLKKWGVEENKITEFDWWQSHTVSHIEFSFAPTQHFSGRGLTDKNSTLWGSWAIKGKQANLFFSGDSGYFSGFKEIGDKYGPFDLTMIETGAYNELWSDIHMFPSQSVQAHVDVKGQTMMPIHNSTFDLALHDWQDPLEQVSAISAEKKVRLVTPIIGEKIMITDPKVTSHWWREM
- a CDS encoding TetR/AcrR family transcriptional regulator — encoded protein: MIEKKKNRSELKREAILAAAKKAYQDDGVQNTSMDKLASLAQVSKRTVYNHFSSKEALVMELLSDLWQNSMADIDIQFSENVSIQDQLERLLLAELNVIGAQSYLDLAKVAFGHFFYKPDELQLQVEKMAEQETALSRWLQLMMDTKKLTIEDKHKAGVQLHSLLKGSAFWPQLVGMRAVLSSEEKEQLVTETADMFLSRYLKR